In Clupea harengus chromosome 1, Ch_v2.0.2, whole genome shotgun sequence, one DNA window encodes the following:
- the rcvrna gene encoding recoverin a — MGNSKSGALSKEILEDLKLNTKYSESELVTWYQTFLKECPSGRITKEQFEGIYASFFPDADSTDYARHVFRSFDTNADGTLDFKEYIVALHLTSSGKTTRKLEWAFSLYDVDGNGTISKNEIQDIVTAIFNMTPSEDQKHLPDDESTPEKRTNKIWNYFGKDESDKIKEGEFIQGVMDNVDILRLMQYDEPQKIRDKLKEKK; from the exons ATGGGAAACAGCAAGAGTGGCGCCCTGTCCAAGGAAATCCTGGAGGACCTGAAACTGAACACCAAGTACAGCGAGTCCGAGCTCGTCACTTGGTACCAGACCTTCCTCAAGGAGTGCCCCAGCGGGCGTATCACCAAGGAGCAGTTTGAGGGCATTTACGCCAGCTTCTTCCCGGACGCCGACTCCACCGACTACGCGCGGCACGTCTTCCGCAGCTTCGACACCAATGCCGATGGCACACTGGACTTTAAGGAGTACATTGTGGCCCTGCACCTCACCTCGTCCGGAAAGACCACACGGAAGCTGGAGTGGGCCTTCTCGCTGTATGATGTCGACGGCAACGGCACCATTAGTAAAAACGAGATCCAGGATATTGTCACG GCAATATTCAACATGACTCCCTCTGAGGACCAAAAACATCTTCCAGACGACGAAAGCACGCCCgaaaaacgaacaaacaaaatcTGGAACTATTTCGGAAAGGATGAAAGTG ATAAAATTAAAGAGGGGGAGTTCATACAGGGCGTGATGGACAACGTCGACATCCTCCGGTTGATGCAGTACGATGAGCCGCAGAAGATCAGAGACAAACTGAAGGAAAAGAAATAG